CGGGCTTACGCCGCCTTCATGAACGATGCCCGGGAATTCTTCGACAAGATCCTCCTGCCCTACACCTATGTGCCGCCCAAGGGCCTCCTGGACCAGTACACGGCCCTGCAGAACGGCCGCGACGACGCCGGCCGGCGCTTCAACGAGATCGCCGAGTTCACGCCGGTGGAAATCCTGGAACGCTACGGCTTCACGGACCCCCTCAAGGCCATGCTGCTCAACCTCTTCACCATGTGGGGCCTGTCCAACTACGACGGCATCGGCTTTCTCTTCCCGCTATACGCCTACCGCATGACCAACGCCGCCCTCGTTTCCGGCGGCTCCCACCGCCTCTCCTCGGCCCTGCACAAGGTCATCATCCAGAACGGCGGCGAGATCATGGACGCGGCGGAAGTCGCCAAGGTGAATCTTCAGAACGGCCGGGTGACCGGCGTGACCCTGAAAGAGGGGGACGTCATCAAAGCCACGGCCGTGGCCTCGACCGTGGACCCCCACCAGAATTTCCTCAAGTTCTTCAAGGAAAGCGAGCTGCCCGAGGCCATCGTCAAGAGCGCCAAGTCCTGGCAGTGGGAAAAAGCGGTCTTCTTCGGCACCCATATCTCCCTGAAGGACCTGCCGGTATACGCCGGCACGGACCAGTGCCCCGACGCCAGCCGCGCCCTGACCACCTTCATGGGCATCGAGGACACGGCAGCGGTCCTGGGCCATATCCAGGAGATCGAGAAGGGCAAGCTGCCGCCAACGCCCTTCGGCCACGCCACCATCTCCTCTCAGTACGACCCCATCATGGCGCCGAAAGGATTTCACACCGGCCGCTGGGAATCCCTGGTGCCCTTTGACTGCGACTGGGACAACATCGCCGGCGATTACGCCAAGGTCTGCCTGGAGACGTGGAAATCCTACGCCCCAAACCTGGCGCCCATCCACGTCCGGCCCTACCCGCCGACCTACATCGAGAAAAAATTCAAGAACATGGTCAAAGGGTCCATCAAACAGGGCTCCTACAACGTGCTCCAGATGGGCATTTCCCGGCCCAACGACCTCTGCTCCCAGATCTTCACGCCCATCGAAGGCTTTTATGTCTGCGGCGCCAGCACCTATCCCGGCGGCCTGGTCATCGGCGGGCCCGGGTATATCGGCGCCAATGTGATCGCCGACGATTTTGACGTCAAGAAAGACTGGGAGGAGCCGGCGTCCCTCAAGCTGGCCAGACAGAACGGGTTCATCCCGGATTAAATCCAAAAAACGCCAAGGCTGCAACCAAGGAGGCCATCATGAACCAACCCCGTCCCGACATGACGGCGGAACAATACACAGAAATACTGGTCGCCGAGTTGATGAAGACCGACGACTTCAAACGGGTCACCCGGTCCTTTGTCCATGAGATGCTGACCAACTGGGCCGGGGAAAGCGGCCTGAAGAAATGGATGGCGCCGTCCCTCGAGAAGCGGATGCAAAAGTCCCTGCTCGGGCCGGAAGCTCAGCCGGCGGCCGAAGAAACCGCGCCCGCCACCGAAGCAGCGGACCTGACCGCCCCGCTGATCGCCCTGGTCAACGACCTGCTGGACCGGGTCGAGCAGTTGGCAAAAATTCTGGACGGGCTGGACCCGGACAAGGCGGAGGCCCTGGCCGAAGTCGTTGTCTCCGGCGTCCGCTTCGAGAAAATGGCGGCCCTGGCGGGCCCGCTTGCGCGGGCGCTGACCCGGATCCGCGAAAAGCGCCCCACCTTCCTGACCGACCTTCTGCGGGAGCGCCTGACCGCCGGGGTGGAGGGCCTGGACTTCAATACCGCCACGGCCTTCCTGGCCGCCGCCGGCACGGACCTGGCGGCCGTCAGCCGGATCATCAACCAGGCCCTGTGGCAGTCGCCCGACCGGCTGGCGGAAGCCCTGACGGTCCTTCCGGCGGCCGTCAACCTGCTGACCCGGGTGGCCGCCGAATATCTGCAAAGATTCAGCAAGCTGAAAATACAGGAAATCACCGACATCTTTCTCCAGTTGCTGGACCGGATTGACGGTGAATCCCTGGGGGCGCTGATCAATGCCTGGGCTCAAATCAATCGCAAGGTGATAAGAGGCGCGCGGCAGCTGCTGGATCCGGCCATGGACATCCCGTCCTCGGAAAATGTCCTGCTGCGCAAGGTCGAAGAGATCGGCAGCCACGTCGACCCCGACCTGATCTTCAACCTGCGTCTGGGCCTGGAGGACATGAAGGGACCCCTGCGGGAATGGATGAAGGCCGACTGAGAAAGACTCTTTACCGGTTTATAGTGACAGGATTTTAAATTTATATTTTGGGGAGGAAATCAATCATGGCAGACTATGATGTCATCATCATCGGCGGCGGTATCAACGGGCTGACCTGCGCGGGTTACCTGGCCCGGGCCGGCCTGAAAACCCTGGTGCTGGAAGCCCGGGGGGAATGCGGCGCCCACTGCGACACCACCGAACCCGGCGTTCCCGGATTTTACCACAACCTGCACGCCACCTGGCTGATCTCGGCCATGAGCCCGGCCATGGGCGACCTGGAATTGTCGAAGTTCGGGCTGGAACACCGCACCACCGACTACGTCTACGCCAAGACCTTCCAGGACGGCAAGAACGTCCTGATCGGCATCAACCCCATGGACACCAAGAAGAGCTGGTCCAAACATTCCCAGAAGGACGGGGACATCATCATGAAGCTGGGTATGCTGGCCATGAAAAAATTCCCCCTGTTCATGGACTCCATCCACAACTTTCTCTACCGGGCCCCCTCCGAAGAGATGAAGAAGAACATCGGTGAGCTGTACGACATGATGTTCCGGGAACTGGGCAAGGACCTGACCTTCGACCAGGTCTGGAACATGAACGGCTTTGAAACGACCGCCGCCCTGTTTGAATCCGACCAGGTCAAGACCATGCTGGAATCCCTGGCCTGGATCGGGGCCCTGCCGCCGATCCACCCGACCGTGGGATCCATCGGCGTCTCGGTGGAAGGGCTCCTGCTCGGCCCGATCTTTCCCGTTCACCAGGCCAAGGGCGGCTCCCACTCCCTGACCCACTCCCTGATCAAGGCGGCCACGGCCTACGGCGCCAAGGTCCTGACCTGCTGCCCGGTCAAGAAAATCCTGGTGGAAAACGGCGCCGCCTGCGGCGTGGTCCTGGCCGACGAAGCCATCTGGTCCAACCAGACCATCACCGCCAAAAAAATCGTCAGCAACCTGACCTGCGTCCCCACCTTCAAATACCTCGTCGGTGAGGACCACCTGGGCGGCATGGCCGCCACCATCGACCGCTTCGACTACAACGAACAGAACCTGTTCGGGGTATACTACGCCTTAAACGGCGCGCCCCAGTTCGAGTCGGCCAATTTCGACGACGGCATTCAGCGCTGCTTCATGGGGTATTTCGGCGGCAAGACCTCGGAAGAACTCCGGCGGTTCAACCAGGACCTGGTCGACGGCGTCATCCACGAGAAAATCTGCGCCAACTGGTTTGTCCCCACCCTGACCGACCCCACCCAGGCCCCCGACGGCTGCCACACCTCCTTTGTCTGGCTGGACGCGCCGCCGCGGCCGAAAAAATGGCGAAAGGGCCCCTTGAACGGCATCGAATCCTGGAATGACATCAAAGACGAGCTGGCCGACGACATCACCGACGTTTACGAGCGGTACGCGCCGGGCTTCAAGAAACTGATCAAGGACCGCATCATCTACACCCCCCTGGATATGCAGCACAACAACCCTTCCGCCCTGCTGGGCAACTGGGTCGGCGGCAGCGTCATTCCCGGCCAGTTCTACACCAACCGGCCGGTGCCGGGCGTGCTCAGGGGGGGCGGGTCCCGGACCTTCGTCAACAACCTCTACCTGTCCAACTCCATTCACCCCTTCGGCGCCACCTGGCTGGCCTCGGGATATATCGCCGCCTGCGAGGTGGCCGAGGACCTGGGCGCCCGGGAGCAGGGCTGGTGGAAGAGCAAGGCCTGCCGCTGGCTGTTCGACAATATGAGCGATATACCCAAGAACCTGGGGGTAAAGTAAGAAGGTTACTTTTCTTTGGCGCAAAGAAAAGTAACCAAAAGAAACATTGCCCGGCAGCGCCGGTCACGCTACGGGCGTGACTTCCCTCGCGCGAACGCTTTTTTCGGCGCGGTCAGTAACTCGTTCGCCTGCGGCGAACTCAGACAGTCTGCCCGCTTTTTCCGAAAAAAGCGCCCGAGCTCGGCGGCGCTGCAACGGGCCGAGATGATCGGTATTTGTCCGGCCGGACCAATGAAGTCAATGAAGGCTTTGTCGTCCAGCCGCATCCCATAATAATCATGCCCATATATCCTTTGACGCATTTGCCGCCGGGTTGATTCCGGGACGGGAAATAATATATAAGGAAGGCGGAGGGTTTGCCTGAATGATGACGAAAGCCACGGAACCGACCAAAAGTCTGCTGCCGCGCAAGGACAGGATCTACAACGCCGCCCGGGACCTGTTTTTCAAGTACGGGTACCGGGGGACCTCCATGGACATGATCGCCCGCAAGGCCGGGTACAGTAAAAAGTCGATTTATCTGGATTACCGCAACAAAGACGACCTGTTTCTCAACCTGGTGGCCGAAGGCACCGCCATCCTGCTGGACAAGCTTCTTCAGATCCCCCATGAACGGCTGGAGGTCGAAGATGCCATCGTGGCCTTTTTCAAGGTCTACTACGACTTCTCGTCCCAGTATTCGGAATATTTCAAAATGGCGTTTTCCGAAGCGACGCCGGAAGTTGTCGCCAATTCGCCGCCGGCCCTGCAGCGGAAACTGGCGGACCTGTCCCGGGCCTGCATGGAGGAAGCCGTCAAGGTCGCCCGGCGGGCCATCGAGGCCGGTATCGTCATCCCCATCGACCCCTGGGAGGCAGCCGGCGTTTTTCTGGGCGCCGCCACCGGTAACATCATGCTGGCCAACGGCGCCGGCCAGACCCTTTTCGCCGCGGACAAACTGGACAACATCAGCGCCAAATCCGTAAAAATTATCCTCAGGGGCATTCGCGTGCGGCCAGGAGACGGCGCTGATCTCTGCCCATAGGAACTTTACCATCAATTGAGGAGGCTCCCATGAAACCCTGCCCGCCCAAAAAAACAATCGTCATCCTGTACCTGGCCATCCTGCTGGCCGGGCTTCTGGCCGGCTGCACCTCCGTCCTGGACGTCCTGTTCGACGACTCCCTGCTCCCGGAGGAGGGGACGCTGAAGGTGAAAGGGCTTTCGGGAAAAGTCACCGTCAGACGGAACGACCTGGGCATCCCGGTGATCACCGCCGACAATATGGACGACCTGGTCTTTGCCCAGGGTTTTGTCAGCGCCGGCGACCGGTTGACCCAGATGGCCGGCTTCCGGCTGGCGGCCCAGGGCCGGCTCTCTGAAATGGCCGGAGAGGCCATGTTCGAGACCGATCTGTTCCTCCGCTCCCTGGACATTAACCGGGCCGCCCGGATCATTTACGACGCCGCCTCCGATGACCTGCGCCACCTTCTCCAGGTTTACAGCGACGGCGTCAACGCTTACCTGGACCTGTACCATGACCGCCTGCCCAGAGCCCTGACCATGGGCGGGTACCGGCCGGAAAAATGGCAGCCCGTGGACTGTGCCTCGGTTTTTGTGCTGATCACCCTGGGGCTGGCCCAGAACCTTCACGAGGAAATCGACATTCTCAACATGGCCCGGATCGTCGGGCCGGAAAAAACCGCCTGGCTGACCCCCATCTACCCGGACGAACCCATCCCCCTGGCGGAGTTTAAAAAACTCGAGTCGGTGGACTTTTCCGCATCAGCGGCCGAACTTCAAAAACTGTTCGCCGTTTCCGACCGGTTAAAAAAGGCGGGGCTTTCTCCCCTGGCGGCTTCCAACAACTGGGTCGTTTCCGGGCAGCGGACGGAATCGGGGAAATCCCTTTTGGCCAACGATACTCACCTGCCCCTGTCCATGCCGTCGATCTGGTACATCATGCAGTTGAGCTGCCCGCAGATGCAGGGCGCCGGCGTATGCCTGGCCGGGACCCCGGGCATCGTCGCCGGCTATAACGGTCATGTGGCCTGGGGTATGACCATGGTCATGGCCGACAACCAGGATATTTTCATCGAAAAACTGAAGAAGGAGAATGACGGGCTGTACTATCTCTACAAGGATCAATGGCAGAAAACCACTACCCGGACGGAGACCTTCAACATCAACGGCGCCGACCCGGTGACCCGAACCATTCACGAAACACGGCACGGCGCACTGGTGAACGGTATCCTGACCGACCGCCCCCGGAACGATCTGGTCACCCAGCCGGTCACGGATCTGCCCTTCGGCATCGCCGTTGCCTGGGCCGCTTTCGAGGCGGACCGGAGCATGGACGCCTTTTTCAGCATGATGAAAGCGACAACCGCCGAGGAAGCCATGGACTACGCCAGGCAGATCCGGGCGATTCCGTTAAACATGGTCATCGCCGACGAAAACAACATCGCCTGGCAGGTGACCGGCCGCTATCCGGTCAGAAAGGAAGGCCGCGGTCTCTGCCCCTCGCCGGGCTGGACCGGAACATACGACTGGCAGGGGTATATCGACCCGGCCGATCATCCCAGCGTCTTTAACCCGGGCAGCGGCTTTGTCGGGACCGCCAATCACCGGATCATACCGGCCGACTCTCCGCAGGTGCTGTCTTCGTCCTGGTATTATCCGGACCGGGCCGCCCGCATCCACCAGATGATTGAAGAGGCCGGGAAATACACATTTGATACGGCCAAAAAAATGCACCGGGACGTGCAGTCGCCGTTCACTTCTTTTATCCGGGAAATCCTGCTGATGGACCAGACCATCCAGAGCGCCCTCAGCGGCTGGAGCCAGGAGAAACGGGACCGGGCCGGCAAGGCCCAGCAGGTCCTGGAAAAATTCGACGGGGAACTGACCGTTGATTCCCCGGGCGCGGCCGTGTGCGGCGCCTTTCTGCACTGCCTGGCGAAAAACCTGTTCGCCGACGAACTGGGCGGTACCGACACCGTGGCCTGGCGGTCGCTGCTGGACACCTTTCTGGTGGATTATTCGGCCCTGCAGGATCACTTCTTCCCGCGCGCCCGCCGGAGCCCCTTCTGGGATAACGTCAACACCCCGGAAAAAGAGACCCGGGCCGCGATTCTGGCTGAAACCCTTTATGACACCGTCGACCTGCTGGAAACCAACTGCGGCACGGACCCGGCCGAATGGCGCTGGGGCGACCTGCACACCTACAACTGGAAAACCGAGGGGACCAAAATGGCCGACCACATGAAATGGCTGGACCGGACGGCGTTAAAACTGCTGGCGCCCTATTTTGACCGCGGCCCCTATCCGGCCCCCGGGGATCACAACACCCTCAACGTGGCCGGCTATCACCCCGGCAATGATTTCGATGTCTGGCTCATCCCGGCCATGCGCGTCATCGTCGACTTCGGCCAGGAGGAGCCGCTATACGCCGTCAACAGCTCCGGCCAGTCCGACAATCCGGCCAGCCCCCACTACGACGACGGCATTGCCGCCTGGCGCCAGGGCGAATACATGCACCTGCCGTTTGACAAATCGGCCGTGGAGAAGGCCTGCCCGAAAAAACTGGAGTTGGTGCCGGAATAAGCCATCAGCGGCTTTTACGCCTTTGCTCTTGACTGGCTGTCCAATATGCCCTATATTATTTCCTACCATGCGCATATGAGTTTTGACGGCTAACCTTACCGTGCCCCGTAGTGTAAGTGCCTTCGATAGTGAATCATATTTAACCGCTTTTAAGCCGTTCCGGATAGAACGATTAGCAGATCGACAGAAAAAGCGTATACTGTCAATTCAAACTGTTATTGTCTTCCGAAAGGCTTTGGCACCCAACCGAGAAACAATAAAAACCGAAGGGATAACGCCATGTTTCAGAAAAAATCACTTCAAATCAGATTTGGAGTTTTGTTTTACGTGCTGATGCTGGCCTGTGCCGTCTGGATGATTCCCGGCACGGCCACCGCCGGCTGAGGAAAACCTCCGCTGACCGTGGATGTCAGCCCTGATGGAAGCGGCACCATTTC
The sequence above is drawn from the Thermodesulfobacteriota bacterium genome and encodes:
- a CDS encoding NAD(P)/FAD-dependent oxidoreductase, coding for MVGNRKEYDVAVIGGGPNGLICSAYLTRAGLKVILLEARHETGGGLDTLEFAGHKYNLHAIYHMMADVMPVYQDFGLKERGVKYIFPDAQVAYINKGRKPLILYRDIEKTAAHIAGVFSEKDGRAYAAFMNDAREFFDKILLPYTYVPPKGLLDQYTALQNGRDDAGRRFNEIAEFTPVEILERYGFTDPLKAMLLNLFTMWGLSNYDGIGFLFPLYAYRMTNAALVSGGSHRLSSALHKVIIQNGGEIMDAAEVAKVNLQNGRVTGVTLKEGDVIKATAVASTVDPHQNFLKFFKESELPEAIVKSAKSWQWEKAVFFGTHISLKDLPVYAGTDQCPDASRALTTFMGIEDTAAVLGHIQEIEKGKLPPTPFGHATISSQYDPIMAPKGFHTGRWESLVPFDCDWDNIAGDYAKVCLETWKSYAPNLAPIHVRPYPPTYIEKKFKNMVKGSIKQGSYNVLQMGISRPNDLCSQIFTPIEGFYVCGASTYPGGLVIGGPGYIGANVIADDFDVKKDWEEPASLKLARQNGFIPD
- a CDS encoding NAD(P)/FAD-dependent oxidoreductase, which encodes MADYDVIIIGGGINGLTCAGYLARAGLKTLVLEARGECGAHCDTTEPGVPGFYHNLHATWLISAMSPAMGDLELSKFGLEHRTTDYVYAKTFQDGKNVLIGINPMDTKKSWSKHSQKDGDIIMKLGMLAMKKFPLFMDSIHNFLYRAPSEEMKKNIGELYDMMFRELGKDLTFDQVWNMNGFETTAALFESDQVKTMLESLAWIGALPPIHPTVGSIGVSVEGLLLGPIFPVHQAKGGSHSLTHSLIKAATAYGAKVLTCCPVKKILVENGAACGVVLADEAIWSNQTITAKKIVSNLTCVPTFKYLVGEDHLGGMAATIDRFDYNEQNLFGVYYALNGAPQFESANFDDGIQRCFMGYFGGKTSEELRRFNQDLVDGVIHEKICANWFVPTLTDPTQAPDGCHTSFVWLDAPPRPKKWRKGPLNGIESWNDIKDELADDITDVYERYAPGFKKLIKDRIIYTPLDMQHNNPSALLGNWVGGSVIPGQFYTNRPVPGVLRGGGSRTFVNNLYLSNSIHPFGATWLASGYIAACEVAEDLGAREQGWWKSKACRWLFDNMSDIPKNLGVK
- a CDS encoding TetR/AcrR family transcriptional regulator; its protein translation is MMTKATEPTKSLLPRKDRIYNAARDLFFKYGYRGTSMDMIARKAGYSKKSIYLDYRNKDDLFLNLVAEGTAILLDKLLQIPHERLEVEDAIVAFFKVYYDFSSQYSEYFKMAFSEATPEVVANSPPALQRKLADLSRACMEEAVKVARRAIEAGIVIPIDPWEAAGVFLGAATGNIMLANGAGQTLFAADKLDNISAKSVKIILRGIRVRPGDGADLCP
- a CDS encoding penicillin acylase family protein, translated to MKPCPPKKTIVILYLAILLAGLLAGCTSVLDVLFDDSLLPEEGTLKVKGLSGKVTVRRNDLGIPVITADNMDDLVFAQGFVSAGDRLTQMAGFRLAAQGRLSEMAGEAMFETDLFLRSLDINRAARIIYDAASDDLRHLLQVYSDGVNAYLDLYHDRLPRALTMGGYRPEKWQPVDCASVFVLITLGLAQNLHEEIDILNMARIVGPEKTAWLTPIYPDEPIPLAEFKKLESVDFSASAAELQKLFAVSDRLKKAGLSPLAASNNWVVSGQRTESGKSLLANDTHLPLSMPSIWYIMQLSCPQMQGAGVCLAGTPGIVAGYNGHVAWGMTMVMADNQDIFIEKLKKENDGLYYLYKDQWQKTTTRTETFNINGADPVTRTIHETRHGALVNGILTDRPRNDLVTQPVTDLPFGIAVAWAAFEADRSMDAFFSMMKATTAEEAMDYARQIRAIPLNMVIADENNIAWQVTGRYPVRKEGRGLCPSPGWTGTYDWQGYIDPADHPSVFNPGSGFVGTANHRIIPADSPQVLSSSWYYPDRAARIHQMIEEAGKYTFDTAKKMHRDVQSPFTSFIREILLMDQTIQSALSGWSQEKRDRAGKAQQVLEKFDGELTVDSPGAAVCGAFLHCLAKNLFADELGGTDTVAWRSLLDTFLVDYSALQDHFFPRARRSPFWDNVNTPEKETRAAILAETLYDTVDLLETNCGTDPAEWRWGDLHTYNWKTEGTKMADHMKWLDRTALKLLAPYFDRGPYPAPGDHNTLNVAGYHPGNDFDVWLIPAMRVIVDFGQEEPLYAVNSSGQSDNPASPHYDDGIAAWRQGEYMHLPFDKSAVEKACPKKLELVPE